In a genomic window of Desulfovibrio inopinatus DSM 10711:
- a CDS encoding LamG-like jellyroll fold domain-containing protein, with product MTPFITAFRQIMMSSLICIAAVLSYPTFGLAQSCGLASDALKLWPMSDGGNGHSYQVAIAVLPLTWPEAERAARLAGGYLATIESSQENDFVFSLIDNALSWTLDVGPFLGGIGTPDGTLAWITGEPFTYSNWGKGEPVTVSPDDIIAYARSAESRSNSWQLVSQSTLARAYVIEFDENTPRLGRPYLRVINASGQSFVLQPGPGANDGTDDGSREAGKDAWTESCHPDTNHGSSESLLASMTSGCDSCGGTQKTYIRFNLDGLPTPMDNALLGFYFLGKGSCDEHCNINFSIVGLTSDWNEMTITANTAPSEMSASLDDVVPISAPSNPEFIEIPIPHLYEYWKENPNANYGLVIESTYSGCNTTAARFAVSSSDLVPAVTSLYPLPNDKYASINSVISATFAVDLATTSVNATTFMVYDEYNIPIPGTAIYDTVTRTASFTPSYSLVENKQYTAVLDTAIEDADNNFILCSDIVWKFFTNDITEARAYYPLNGTLKDAAGNYGDAVVASGSLKYVPGQIGLAAQFDGAMYLQTPVPIQTPPLAYALWFQTTTVLGYQTLLDSSTDADTGYGLHLNLDDGVFAVSTPDGFRNTTVPVPIGMWTHVAMSVANEEIRIYLNGELREMLPLTTSSMLTGIPMQMGHHTTSDPKWFSGKMDQVRVYNRQLLGSDVRELYLSGSKLDILPVIINLLTATETGGGLSGTTR from the coding sequence ATGACCCCATTTATTACTGCATTTCGTCAAATCATGATGTCTTCTCTCATCTGTATTGCTGCCGTACTCAGTTATCCAACATTTGGGCTAGCACAAAGCTGTGGCCTTGCATCCGACGCATTGAAACTCTGGCCGATGTCCGACGGAGGCAATGGTCACTCGTACCAAGTTGCGATTGCGGTATTACCGCTCACATGGCCGGAAGCAGAACGAGCCGCTCGTCTGGCAGGAGGCTATTTGGCCACCATCGAATCAAGCCAAGAGAACGATTTCGTTTTTTCGCTTATTGATAACGCGCTCTCATGGACACTCGATGTCGGGCCGTTTTTGGGTGGTATCGGAACTCCAGATGGCACTCTTGCCTGGATCACAGGAGAACCGTTTACATACAGCAATTGGGGAAAAGGAGAGCCCGTAACCGTTTCGCCAGATGATATCATCGCGTATGCCCGCTCTGCGGAAAGTCGCTCAAACAGTTGGCAACTCGTATCGCAATCCACCCTGGCGAGAGCCTATGTTATCGAATTTGACGAGAACACTCCGCGGCTCGGTCGTCCCTACCTGCGGGTCATCAATGCCAGTGGCCAAAGTTTCGTTTTGCAGCCTGGTCCAGGTGCCAACGATGGCACCGATGACGGTTCGAGAGAAGCAGGCAAGGACGCGTGGACCGAATCCTGTCACCCCGATACCAATCATGGCTCTTCGGAATCTTTACTCGCATCAATGACAAGTGGCTGTGATTCGTGTGGCGGCACACAAAAAACATACATCCGCTTCAACTTGGACGGTTTGCCTACCCCAATGGACAATGCCCTTCTCGGCTTTTATTTCCTTGGCAAAGGCTCGTGTGATGAACATTGCAATATCAACTTCAGTATAGTCGGATTAACATCGGACTGGAATGAAATGACCATCACAGCAAACACTGCTCCCAGTGAAATGAGTGCTTCGCTGGATGATGTTGTCCCCATTTCAGCACCTTCAAACCCTGAATTCATTGAGATCCCCATCCCTCATCTTTATGAATATTGGAAAGAGAACCCCAATGCCAATTACGGCCTGGTTATTGAATCCACATATAGTGGCTGCAATACGACTGCGGCACGGTTTGCCGTGTCGTCGTCCGACCTTGTACCGGCTGTCACTTCGCTTTATCCCCTACCGAACGATAAATATGCCAGCATAAACAGCGTTATATCGGCGACCTTTGCAGTTGATCTCGCAACAACATCTGTTAACGCAACGACATTTATGGTATATGATGAATACAATATTCCTATTCCAGGAACCGCTATTTATGACACAGTGACGAGAACCGCAAGCTTTACTCCGAGTTATAGCCTTGTCGAAAATAAACAGTACACAGCTGTTCTCGATACCGCGATAGAAGATGCAGACAACAACTTTATATTATGCTCGGATATTGTCTGGAAATTTTTTACCAATGATATAACTGAGGCTCGAGCATATTACCCACTGAACGGAACGCTAAAAGACGCGGCCGGCAATTATGGTGACGCAGTGGTCGCCTCGGGGTCTTTGAAGTATGTGCCAGGCCAAATCGGTTTGGCTGCGCAATTCGACGGCGCCATGTATCTTCAAACGCCGGTCCCGATTCAAACTCCACCGTTAGCGTATGCGTTGTGGTTTCAGACAACGACCGTTCTCGGCTATCAAACGTTGCTCGACTCCAGTACGGACGCAGACACCGGATACGGACTCCATCTCAATCTCGACGATGGGGTCTTCGCTGTGTCTACTCCAGATGGATTTCGAAATACAACAGTGCCCGTCCCTATAGGCATGTGGACGCATGTCGCCATGTCGGTGGCCAACGAAGAAATCCGTATCTACCTCAACGGCGAGTTACGCGAAATGCTTCCCTTGACAACCTCGTCGATGTTGACGGGTATTCCAATGCAGATGGGGCACCACACAACAAGCGATCCCAAGTGGTTCTCCGGGAAAATGGACCAAGTTCGGGTTTATAACAGACAACTCCTTGGCTCAGACGTTCGAGAACTCTACCTGAGCGGAAGCAAGCTGGATATTTTACCGGTTATTATCAATTTGCTTACGGCCACTGAGACGGGGGGGGGCTTGTCGGGAACAACACGGTAA
- the pal gene encoding peptidoglycan-associated lipoprotein Pal → MQKSTWILTMVLCLLVMGAFGCAKKQTAPDTTQDASWEEQERQRLARERELQERLGRLSQELSQMVFFDFDRYDLKPEARTILTRKAEILQSNPDVKLIIEGNCDERGTAEYNLALGERRARAAAQYLVNQGVTATRLSTLSYGKERPLNPAHNEAAWAQNRRDEFRATY, encoded by the coding sequence ATGCAAAAAAGTACATGGATTTTAACAATGGTTTTATGTTTGCTCGTCATGGGAGCATTCGGTTGCGCCAAGAAACAAACTGCACCCGATACAACCCAGGATGCATCTTGGGAAGAGCAAGAACGTCAACGCCTGGCCCGTGAACGCGAACTCCAGGAACGCCTTGGAAGACTCTCGCAAGAACTCTCCCAAATGGTTTTCTTTGATTTCGATCGCTATGACCTCAAACCCGAAGCGCGTACTATCCTGACGCGCAAGGCTGAAATTTTGCAGTCCAACCCCGATGTCAAACTCATCATCGAAGGTAACTGCGACGAACGCGGCACTGCGGAATACAACCTTGCTTTGGGCGAACGTCGTGCGCGTGCTGCAGCCCAGTACCTGGTGAATCAGGGAGTCACCGCCACCCGGTTGTCGACCCTGAGCTATGGAAAAGAACGTCCCCTCAATCCGGCTCATAACGAAGCTGCCTGGGCGCAAAATCGTCGTGACGAATTCCGGGCAACCTATTAA
- a CDS encoding sensor histidine kinase: MKKHNEYERAAEMPVSSPVEELKALVRQGDTERLLYRLDRLGHIVDGLVRENAVLRDQVAQADISREKLFRGFEAGKAQYAAVQNVFIMFRDASRMVQQIKIHDEIIPVLGRLRGEFQLDAISLVLSPEYRMDRPELAVLLPADGPERGVAKRLLIDRESVMIRADVVDNPSRFLDGRILREQPRLLDGSLFLYPMVDKYDPCRVIGILGFASRNPERFGEDKDTDFLEHFCEIFTSVLVDITDRKRADDLREDMERMTRHDLKSPLNAILTLPKLLLQSDDFTPRQQEMLGLIQDAGYRMLDMINLSLSLYKMEKKSYPLLTEPLDLLPVLDKIHSDLSGLFSALEVEMVVLVGGRSRQPDDTFVIFGEEILCYTMLANLVKNAVEASQEGQDVTIRLSRATQASVSVHNAGVVSDAVRETFFEKYTTCGKQDGTGLGTYGAKLIAETHGGSIEMTTSEGEGTTVTVLFPTSPPPSQWP; encoded by the coding sequence ATGAAGAAACACAACGAATACGAGAGAGCTGCCGAGATGCCTGTGAGTTCACCGGTAGAAGAACTCAAAGCGCTTGTTCGCCAGGGGGATACCGAACGCCTTTTGTATCGGTTGGATCGTCTCGGTCATATTGTTGATGGCCTGGTTCGGGAAAACGCCGTTCTTCGCGATCAGGTAGCCCAGGCTGATATCAGTCGAGAAAAGTTGTTTCGAGGTTTTGAGGCGGGAAAAGCTCAATATGCGGCTGTGCAGAACGTCTTTATCATGTTCCGTGATGCTTCTCGTATGGTACAACAAATTAAAATCCATGATGAAATTATTCCTGTTCTTGGCCGATTACGTGGAGAGTTTCAGCTTGATGCCATAAGTCTTGTTTTGAGTCCTGAGTATCGGATGGATAGACCAGAATTGGCAGTGCTCTTGCCGGCGGACGGACCTGAGCGTGGTGTGGCGAAACGATTGCTTATTGATCGTGAGTCCGTCATGATTCGCGCCGACGTTGTGGACAACCCTTCCCGATTTCTTGATGGACGCATCTTGCGCGAACAGCCAAGGCTCCTGGATGGTTCTTTGTTCCTCTATCCTATGGTGGATAAATACGATCCCTGTCGTGTGATAGGCATTTTGGGCTTTGCCAGTCGCAATCCCGAACGTTTCGGTGAAGACAAAGATACGGATTTCCTCGAGCATTTTTGCGAGATTTTTACAAGTGTTCTTGTAGACATTACGGATAGAAAACGAGCCGATGATCTGCGCGAAGACATGGAGCGCATGACACGCCATGATCTCAAGTCGCCGCTCAATGCCATTTTGACCTTGCCCAAATTGCTTTTGCAATCTGATGACTTCACTCCACGTCAACAAGAGATGTTAGGACTGATCCAAGACGCGGGATACCGCATGCTTGATATGATCAACTTGTCGCTTTCTCTCTATAAGATGGAAAAAAAATCCTACCCTCTTTTGACAGAACCTTTGGATCTCCTCCCGGTTTTGGATAAAATTCACTCGGATTTATCTGGTTTGTTTTCCGCATTAGAAGTTGAGATGGTTGTTCTTGTCGGAGGTCGTTCTCGTCAACCTGACGATACGTTTGTCATTTTTGGAGAAGAAATCCTGTGCTACACCATGCTGGCGAACCTTGTGAAAAATGCGGTCGAAGCCTCTCAAGAAGGTCAAGATGTCACTATTCGTCTGAGCAGAGCGACGCAGGCTAGCGTCAGCGTTCACAATGCCGGTGTGGTGAGTGACGCCGTACGGGAAACGTTTTTTGAGAAATATACCACATGTGGCAAGCAAGACGGCACCGGCCTCGGTACTTACGGTGCCAAGCTCATTGCAGAGACGCATGGTGGGTCCATCGAAATGACCACGTCCGAAGGAGAAGGGACCACGGTTACCGTGTTGTTCCCGACAAGCCCCCCCCCGTCTCAGTGGCCGTAA
- the htpG gene encoding molecular chaperone HtpG, with protein MSESQASKTYEFKAEIKQLLEIITHSIYTNREIFLRELISNASDALDKVRFLQQSGQDVIEPDTELNIAISVDTEKKVITIKDTGIGMTESELVDHIGTIAKSGSADFLKSVTEQQGDASGIIGKFGVGFYSVFMVADKVVLTTRSAQPDAQPMAWISDGLGSFSMEPAQGDIARGTTIEIHLKSSTEEFADVDRIKSIIKTHSSFISFPILVADEKVNTIAALWREPKTSVTKEQYEEFYKFLTYDSNAPMETIHIQVDAPVQFTSLLFVPEHSMDMFGAYNKDYGLDLYVRRVLIQRQAEELLPEYLGFIKGVVDTEDLPLNISRETLQENVVLRKIASTVTKQALNRLKKLAKDDAEKYATFFKAHEKTFKLGYSDYANRDDFAELVRFNSSSMEKSDELVSFEDYVGRMKEGQTEIYYLSGPSRDALELTPHMEIFRKKGIEVLYLFEPIDEFIMDALRKYKDFDLKSAEHVDTAALKDFADAAEDEKPVEELDEKGKTDLDALIGEIRQILGDKVTDVRLSERLSKSPSCLVSPDGDVTSHMQKIMRLVTKDTSVPKKVLEINKDHPLIRNLIRIHQNSPSDPFISTAVEQLYESALLMEGYLSDPHKMVSRINSLLENSSSWYAQMKNLS; from the coding sequence ATGTCCGAGAGTCAAGCGAGCAAAACGTACGAGTTCAAAGCCGAAATTAAACAACTGCTCGAGATCATTACGCACTCCATCTACACCAACCGCGAAATTTTTCTCCGCGAACTCATTTCCAACGCTTCGGACGCCCTGGACAAGGTTCGGTTTCTTCAGCAGAGCGGCCAGGACGTCATTGAGCCCGACACAGAACTCAATATTGCCATATCTGTCGACACTGAGAAAAAAGTCATCACGATCAAAGATACGGGGATCGGGATGACCGAAAGTGAGCTTGTCGACCATATCGGAACGATTGCCAAGTCGGGATCGGCGGACTTTTTGAAGTCTGTGACAGAGCAGCAGGGCGACGCCAGTGGAATTATCGGGAAATTCGGTGTTGGCTTTTATTCTGTGTTCATGGTCGCGGACAAAGTTGTTTTGACCACACGTTCGGCTCAGCCCGATGCACAACCGATGGCATGGATTTCCGATGGGTTGGGATCGTTCTCCATGGAACCAGCGCAGGGCGATATTGCGCGTGGCACAACCATTGAGATTCATCTGAAGTCTTCGACCGAAGAATTTGCGGATGTCGATCGTATCAAGAGCATTATCAAGACCCATTCGAGCTTCATTTCCTTCCCCATTCTCGTGGCTGACGAGAAAGTCAACACCATTGCCGCGTTATGGCGTGAACCCAAAACATCGGTTACGAAAGAACAATACGAAGAATTCTACAAATTTCTTACGTATGATTCCAACGCGCCCATGGAGACCATCCATATCCAGGTCGATGCTCCCGTGCAGTTCACGTCTTTGCTGTTTGTTCCGGAACATAGCATGGACATGTTTGGCGCGTACAACAAGGACTACGGATTAGATCTTTATGTCCGTCGTGTTCTCATCCAGCGACAGGCTGAAGAACTGTTGCCTGAATACCTTGGTTTCATCAAAGGGGTGGTCGATACCGAAGATTTACCACTCAATATTTCGCGTGAAACCCTGCAGGAAAATGTTGTTCTGCGAAAAATTGCATCGACCGTTACGAAACAGGCATTGAATCGTCTGAAAAAGTTGGCGAAAGACGACGCGGAAAAATACGCTACGTTTTTTAAAGCGCATGAAAAGACCTTTAAGCTCGGATATAGCGATTACGCCAACCGTGACGATTTTGCGGAACTTGTTCGCTTTAATTCTTCGTCCATGGAAAAGAGCGATGAGCTTGTCTCGTTTGAAGATTATGTTGGACGTATGAAGGAAGGGCAGACAGAAATCTACTACCTTTCCGGTCCGAGCCGCGACGCTTTGGAATTGACTCCGCATATGGAGATCTTCCGAAAGAAAGGCATTGAGGTGCTGTACCTGTTTGAGCCCATTGACGAATTCATTATGGATGCACTCCGCAAGTATAAGGATTTCGATCTCAAATCGGCAGAACATGTGGACACGGCCGCACTCAAAGACTTCGCCGACGCTGCCGAAGACGAGAAGCCGGTTGAGGAATTGGATGAAAAAGGGAAGACTGATCTTGATGCGCTGATCGGAGAAATCCGGCAGATTTTGGGCGACAAGGTCACCGATGTTCGACTGTCCGAGCGTTTGTCCAAGAGTCCTTCTTGTCTCGTGAGCCCTGATGGAGACGTGACGTCGCACATGCAGAAAATTATGCGCCTTGTGACGAAAGATACTTCCGTTCCGAAAAAGGTGCTGGAGATCAACAAAGATCATCCGCTGATCCGCAATCTGATTCGGATTCACCAAAATAGTCCCTCCGATCCGTTTATCTCTACAGCCGTTGAACAGCTCTACGAATCGGCGCTCCTCATGGAAGGGTACTTGTCCGATCCGCATAAGATGGTCAGCCGTATTAATAGTTTGCTTGAAAATTCGAGCAGTTGGTATGCTCAGATGAAGAATCTGAGTTAG
- a CDS encoding universal stress protein — MECKKILIAVDGSENSLRAVRYVSDMLPHAGAVSIKLLYVERLPDRDFFPDEQKWKEECNELRKNVVKFMDTAKNLIVSTGISGENIETEYLYDCASPLLDGEQNRCSLGTSIAKEILNVVEKEGIGTVVVGRRGVSKAEEFLFGSVSSRIIHDAKYCTVWVVS; from the coding sequence ATGGAATGCAAGAAAATACTTATTGCTGTCGATGGATCGGAGAATTCCTTACGAGCAGTTCGCTATGTCAGCGACATGCTTCCCCATGCCGGGGCGGTCAGCATCAAGCTGTTATATGTTGAACGCCTACCGGATCGTGATTTTTTCCCCGACGAGCAGAAGTGGAAAGAAGAATGCAATGAACTTCGCAAAAATGTCGTGAAGTTTATGGATACGGCCAAGAATTTGATCGTATCGACAGGAATTTCCGGAGAGAATATCGAGACGGAATATCTTTATGACTGTGCATCGCCGTTACTTGATGGAGAACAAAATCGGTGTAGTTTGGGAACGAGCATTGCCAAAGAGATTCTGAACGTTGTCGAAAAAGAGGGGATTGGCACGGTGGTCGTTGGCCGTCGAGGCGTATCCAAAGCAGAAGAATTTTTATTTGGAAGCGTTTCCAGCAGAATTATTCACGATGCGAAATATTGCACGGTATGGGTTGTTTCGTAA
- a CDS encoding YdcF family protein, producing MPISAQDRDFARILFDYHRLDCSLAPADCLIVMGSHDLRVADRGAALLSAHMAPFAVISGGFGKLTQTQFHTTEARLFANRILEHGIEPQRLFLEEHSTNTGENVCFSMALLKERGIQPNSVILVQKPYLERRAFASFRYHFPDVTVMTTSPQLDFNDYIDTGAISVEDVVHLLVGDTERVMAYPDLGFQIPQYMPDKVRNAYLHLRTRFAQYRLRHDPLSKS from the coding sequence ATGCCTATTTCTGCTCAAGACCGGGATTTCGCCCGGATCCTTTTTGACTATCACCGTCTGGATTGCTCACTTGCTCCGGCCGATTGCTTGATCGTCATGGGAAGTCACGATCTCCGTGTTGCGGATCGTGGCGCCGCATTACTTTCGGCACACATGGCCCCTTTCGCTGTCATCTCCGGCGGTTTCGGCAAACTGACACAAACGCAATTCCATACTACTGAAGCCCGACTCTTTGCCAATCGTATCCTTGAACACGGCATTGAACCGCAACGACTTTTTCTTGAAGAACACAGCACCAACACCGGGGAAAATGTCTGTTTTTCCATGGCATTGCTCAAAGAACGTGGCATACAGCCCAACTCGGTCATTCTTGTCCAAAAACCCTATCTTGAGCGGCGTGCTTTTGCGAGCTTCCGGTATCATTTCCCCGATGTGACCGTCATGACAACATCGCCTCAACTCGATTTTAATGACTATATCGACACCGGAGCCATTTCGGTTGAAGATGTTGTGCATCTCCTGGTTGGTGACACGGAAAGAGTCATGGCGTATCCCGACCTCGGCTTTCAGATTCCACAATACATGCCTGACAAGGTACGCAACGCCTACCTGCACCTGCGAACTCGATTTGCTCAATATCGACTTCGTCACGATCCTCTTTCGAAGTCTTAA
- a CDS encoding flagellar hook assembly protein FlgD, with protein MSISSTEASSLLSEYTASQSTATSSLDKNDFLELLVTQLQYQDPLNPMDDTEFVSQLAQFSSLEQLTNMTNSIDTLTTSTVQQSVVNSLNLLGKEVRAEGDAVTKSGDDISTVFYTLDESAANMVINVFDENGNIIRTEELTNVGAGTFEYQWDGLDWNGKKADDGTYEISIAAEDGAGEAVLVGMEVTGTIDALENDGSGYKFRLDDGRLIEFSNIVEVVKADTTTTKTESGDDSSNDDSSDSDDDTTAAESETVAESVAKSVVDGAETAVDAVSNFVSGVSSAVASIFG; from the coding sequence ATGAGTATTAGCAGCACTGAAGCGTCAAGTCTCTTGAGTGAATATACCGCTTCGCAGTCGACAGCGACTTCTTCGCTCGACAAAAATGATTTTCTTGAGTTGCTTGTGACTCAGTTGCAGTACCAGGATCCCTTGAATCCTATGGATGATACGGAATTCGTGAGCCAGTTGGCCCAATTCTCCAGTCTTGAACAGCTCACGAATATGACGAATTCCATTGACACGCTGACAACGTCCACAGTGCAGCAAAGCGTGGTTAATTCTCTGAACCTTCTCGGGAAAGAAGTTCGCGCTGAAGGTGATGCGGTTACAAAGTCGGGCGATGACATCAGCACTGTCTTTTATACGCTTGATGAGTCCGCTGCAAATATGGTTATTAATGTTTTTGATGAAAATGGAAATATTATTCGGACTGAAGAATTGACTAACGTTGGAGCCGGAACATTTGAATATCAATGGGATGGCTTGGATTGGAATGGTAAAAAAGCTGATGATGGAACCTATGAAATTTCTATTGCGGCAGAAGATGGCGCTGGTGAGGCTGTCTTAGTCGGCATGGAAGTGACTGGTACTATTGATGCGCTTGAAAACGATGGTTCTGGGTATAAGTTTAGATTGGATGATGGTCGTCTGATTGAATTTTCAAATATAGTTGAAGTGGTGAAAGCCGATACTACCACAACAAAGACGGAATCGGGTGACGACAGTTCTAATGACGACAGTTCTGATTCCGACGACGACACAACCGCAGCCGAAAGTGAAACCGTGGCCGAATCCGTGGCCAAGAGTGTCGTTGACGGCGCTGAAACGGCGGTTGATGCAGTCAGCAATTTTGTCAGCGGTGTTTCCAGCGCGGTGGCCTCGATTTTCGGCTAG
- a CDS encoding flagellar hook-length control protein FliK has translation MQLFPALFDAGRRDTMIGQSVSTNTRQGSALFDGVLENELQAATYDMALSLMGSTVSTDSGSPSALDVSTSSILTERVTQEDFAGLRSDLRDAGLSEEALVALDEKVNSEEGMTWQELIEDVREAAGGGKDKANLSDEDKRQILSLFDKLGFTPDEAQKLLTKLENGEHKAVFMAVADKIGSLPSDLSMTFSADEAEAFGRALELSGDSMKRLTSLFREISGLDVTPEGMQKALLVIKGELQDKNIELDKSLGQFGERIAEAMEAAKARKSNQANSNNREDGVNHKVGAMTTENTDASKVAQTQKNGEQGQHPNGKDKNGDSLFKQNQDAQLAAAQGKEGSENADGEVLSQFMSKIRLDGSVRTQDISGLGNGTTLSNFSSSLKNGVQAGRSDALLQARVLRQVETGMLKSLSQGVKQLSVNLSPEEYGNLNIVLQAKNKEVQATIRADSPEAAKVISENLHHLKQTLEQQGLKVAKLEVQTGLPQDTSSSWQGSQQHNQAREQRELMDRLRTSRKLLLGASGNVGVVQNMQGESEMAKVSQSGLDLFA, from the coding sequence ATGCAATTATTTCCCGCTTTGTTTGATGCTGGTCGCCGAGACACCATGATCGGACAATCCGTATCAACCAATACACGTCAAGGCAGTGCGCTGTTTGACGGTGTTTTGGAGAACGAACTCCAGGCTGCAACGTACGATATGGCTCTTTCGTTGATGGGGTCGACGGTGAGTACGGATTCGGGTTCGCCTTCGGCATTAGACGTGTCCACCTCCTCCATATTGACTGAACGAGTCACGCAGGAAGATTTTGCCGGGTTGCGCTCTGACTTGCGTGATGCCGGTTTAAGTGAAGAAGCTTTGGTTGCCCTCGATGAAAAGGTGAATAGCGAAGAGGGCATGACATGGCAGGAATTGATTGAAGATGTCCGTGAAGCTGCTGGCGGAGGAAAGGACAAGGCGAACTTGAGCGACGAAGATAAGCGCCAAATTCTTTCTTTGTTCGACAAGCTCGGCTTTACTCCTGACGAAGCACAAAAGCTCTTAACCAAGTTGGAGAATGGTGAACATAAAGCCGTCTTCATGGCTGTAGCGGATAAGATCGGTTCGTTACCTTCGGACCTGTCGATGACGTTCAGTGCGGATGAAGCTGAAGCATTCGGTCGAGCGTTGGAGTTGTCCGGTGATTCCATGAAACGCTTAACGAGCCTGTTCCGTGAAATTTCAGGTTTGGACGTTACCCCTGAAGGCATGCAAAAAGCTTTGCTCGTCATCAAAGGTGAATTGCAGGACAAGAATATCGAGCTGGACAAGTCGCTCGGTCAATTCGGAGAACGTATTGCCGAAGCCATGGAGGCCGCCAAGGCCCGCAAGTCCAACCAAGCCAACTCCAATAATCGTGAAGATGGGGTCAATCACAAGGTTGGCGCCATGACAACAGAAAATACTGATGCCTCCAAGGTCGCACAGACACAGAAAAACGGTGAACAAGGCCAACATCCCAATGGCAAAGACAAGAATGGTGACTCCTTGTTCAAACAAAATCAGGATGCACAACTTGCCGCAGCGCAGGGAAAAGAAGGCAGCGAAAACGCGGACGGGGAGGTTCTTTCCCAGTTTATGAGCAAGATTCGTCTTGATGGTTCTGTGCGAACGCAGGACATATCTGGCTTGGGGAATGGAACAACGCTGTCTAACTTTTCATCTTCTCTGAAGAATGGTGTGCAGGCTGGACGATCAGATGCCTTGTTGCAAGCTCGTGTGTTGCGCCAGGTTGAAACCGGCATGCTCAAGAGCTTGAGTCAGGGAGTTAAGCAGCTTTCTGTGAATTTATCGCCTGAAGAATATGGCAACCTGAATATTGTTCTGCAGGCGAAGAATAAAGAAGTCCAAGCGACCATCAGAGCTGATTCACCTGAAGCTGCGAAGGTCATTTCGGAGAATTTGCATCACCTGAAGCAGACTTTGGAACAACAGGGACTGAAGGTGGCCAAGCTTGAAGTGCAGACGGGGCTTCCGCAAGATACCTCGTCGTCATGGCAGGGAAGCCAACAGCATAACCAAGCGCGAGAGCAAAGAGAGCTGATGGACAGATTGCGTACATCAAGGAAATTATTGCTCGGTGCTTCTGGGAATGTAGGTGTGGTCCAGAATATGCAAGGAGAGAGTGAAATGGCAAAAGTTTCCCAGAGCGGACTTGATCTTTTTGCCTAA